The genomic region CGTCGTACTCGTCGAGCAGGCGGTCGAGCGGTGTGCCGGGCGGCGCGAGCTCCAACGGGTCCTGGTAGGCCAGGTCCTGCCTGCCGAGGAAGCTGACCTCGAACCAGGCAAGCTCGGCCCAGCGCAGGTGAGCGACCAGCGTGGCAACGGTCATCCGTGGCGAGCTCGGCAGCAACGCCTGCCGGGCCTGGTCGTCGGTCAGCCCCGCGCACTTCATCCGGACCGTCGCCCGCTGCCAGTCCAGCCACCCGCCGAGCATCGCCCGCTCGTCCGCCGTCCCCGCCGGTCGCATCCGATCCACCCGCCGAGCGTAGGCGAACCTGCCCGGCGATCGATGCGTCGGAGCTAGGGCGTGTTGATCAATTCCCTGCGTGCTGCGCGGCACCCGGCACGGCACCTCGGCGCACTGGAGCAAAGGCCACGATGGAAAAACATCGAGGCCTTCACTCCAGCACGCCGAGCCACCGCACCGGGCACCTGCTCGCGACTGCAGGGAATCAATCAACCCGTCCTAGGGCGTGTGCCGCGATTCGAGAACGGTGAGGTCTCGGGTGGCGTAGCGGTGGTGGTCGATCTCTTCCCCCATGACGACGGCCAGGCACTCCGCGACAGGGCGGGGGCCTTCGGGGTAGCCGGGGGCGGGCGAGCGGTGGCAAGGGCGACCGAGGTCGGCGTCGGTGAGCGGAGTGAGCAGGTCGCGGACGAGCTTCATCCGGTCCTCGCGGGCGGCGAGGACTTCGGCGTACGGCGGGGTGGCGGTGACGTGCATGCCGAGGGCGACGGCGTCCTCGGTGGAGTAGGCGGTCTGCGGCAGGGCGAGCTGGTGGTACGGCGTCTCCTGGTCGAGGATCGTGCGGTTCACCCAGGAGTCGGTGATGAAGACCAGGTGCCGCAGGGTCTCGGTGAAGGACCACTCGTCGTCGACCCGCTCGTGCAGCAGGGACTCGGGGAGCCGTTCCGCGCGGGCTGTCGTCGCGGTCCAGAGCTGCTCGATCGTCGTCCACATCGCCCGGAACCCTTCGGCCGAGCCGATCTCGCGCAGTTGGACCCGCTCGGGGTGACGCCGGTCGAGCTCGCTCTCGACGTACGCCGTGACGTCGACGCCGTTCACCACGAGCCGCTCGACGTAGCCCGACACGTCGACGTCGGCCAGGTAGCCGTCGACGATCTTCACGCCGCTGAGGTCACAGTCGACGAACCGC from Kribbella flavida DSM 17836 harbors:
- a CDS encoding DinB family protein, whose translation is MSPQFGPHRWSAGHHRNDDTERFRGARFTVADLSGARFVDCDLSGVKIVDGYLADVDVSGYVERLVVNGVDVTAYVESELDRRHPERVQLREIGSAEGFRAMWTTIEQLWTATTARAERLPESLLHERVDDEWSFTETLRHLVFITDSWVNRTILDQETPYHQLALPQTAYSTEDAVALGMHVTATPPYAEVLAAREDRMKLVRDLLTPLTDADLGRPCHRSPAPGYPEGPRPVAECLAVVMGEEIDHHRYATRDLTVLESRHTP
- a CDS encoding DinB family protein → MRPAGTADERAMLGGWLDWQRATVRMKCAGLTDDQARQALLPSSPRMTVATLVAHLRWAELAWFEVSFLGRQDLAYQDPLELAPPGTPLDRLLDEYDAQCARSREIVAAHQLDELEAWAPEGLELVSLRWIVLHLVEETARHLGHLDALRELTDGTTSY